Proteins from one Streptomyces sp. NBC_00289 genomic window:
- a CDS encoding helicase-associated domain-containing protein produces the protein MKSTTALKNWLAGRTLAQLTALLELRSLPQAAGYGQGPRTLDQLADHLLSDASVSRALGSLHAGDLRLLTAIAQLADAEHGPLPRQIPPAQSWTPRQDPVLEPASRAISRAVVLDKLAPGKAARAAVEEALERLAEQALVLPPHTDKIIVPALLHRGSAALQHYGRPLDVLLTDAFNAPEVHAITDRLGLGRGTTRDASQQKIVAFLQDAGNVRKLAAQAPPAARDLLDELVPGPPLLRTHCFVTRYGYYAGSNSKFTLRPGGSGDPGTDWLAGRGMVLPAGQDLAELPYEIAHALRDDTTPAVHLTPPVLTRTEPIPASADGQAQAAAASAAWHAELVLRTVAAQPLAIRKAGGIAVRDTKRVAKDASISEEQARLWLDLAANADLLRPHQEPMNLPAPRGRRRSRTPVPQASARLLPTLGYDTWITATPARRLVPLLATWGVVPEIFTYWPADDDQSPVALVSPTDPMATVLRRGILDALTTLPTGHAMAPGSLDELLTCAAWFRPALTEFLDTDDLRARATATLAEAELLGVTAHGALTTAGHALHALLCAGAERYFPAVPGAGPDLADHPRLADATTHLRAALDAMLPAPRTTARFQADLTATVTGAAAPDLSDLLTTVADRESEGHAIVWRITPGSLRRAFDTGLDAATVLERLRAVSEGGTELPQPLTYTIKDVARTHGRLRVVRSACCIRSDDEHLITEVAATRSLTKLGLRKIAPTVLISTAPPRTHSSHCAPPDTPRYWKPRPARPYSNEPPANAPSPRCPHSPRPTPTTARDQQPPPP, from the coding sequence GTGAAGAGCACAACTGCCCTGAAGAACTGGCTTGCCGGGCGTACCCTCGCGCAGCTGACCGCGCTGCTGGAGCTGAGGTCGCTGCCGCAGGCCGCCGGATACGGGCAGGGCCCACGCACTTTGGACCAGCTCGCCGACCACCTGCTGTCCGATGCGTCCGTCAGCCGCGCTCTCGGCTCGCTGCACGCCGGTGATCTGCGGCTGCTGACCGCCATCGCCCAGCTCGCTGATGCCGAGCACGGGCCCCTCCCGCGGCAGATCCCGCCTGCCCAGTCCTGGACGCCCAGGCAGGACCCCGTACTTGAACCGGCGAGTCGTGCCATCTCACGCGCCGTGGTCCTGGACAAGCTCGCACCCGGCAAGGCGGCGCGGGCCGCCGTTGAGGAAGCACTGGAACGCCTGGCTGAGCAGGCGCTGGTCCTGCCCCCGCACACGGACAAGATCATCGTCCCGGCACTGCTGCACCGCGGCTCGGCCGCCCTCCAGCACTACGGCCGCCCCCTCGATGTGCTGCTTACCGACGCCTTCAACGCCCCCGAGGTGCATGCAATCACCGACCGGCTGGGACTGGGCAGGGGCACCACACGCGACGCCTCCCAGCAGAAGATCGTCGCATTCCTCCAGGACGCGGGCAACGTGCGCAAGCTGGCCGCTCAGGCCCCGCCCGCGGCCCGTGACCTGCTCGACGAACTGGTGCCCGGGCCGCCACTGCTGCGCACCCATTGTTTCGTGACGCGCTACGGCTACTACGCCGGCTCGAACAGCAAGTTCACGTTGCGCCCCGGTGGTTCCGGCGATCCGGGGACCGACTGGCTGGCCGGACGCGGCATGGTACTGCCCGCAGGCCAGGACCTCGCCGAACTCCCTTACGAGATCGCCCACGCCCTGCGCGATGACACCACTCCCGCTGTGCACCTCACGCCGCCGGTCCTCACCCGGACGGAGCCGATACCCGCCAGCGCCGATGGCCAGGCCCAGGCAGCGGCTGCCTCTGCTGCCTGGCATGCCGAACTCGTCCTGCGCACGGTGGCCGCTCAGCCGCTCGCGATCCGCAAAGCGGGCGGCATCGCTGTCCGCGACACCAAACGGGTCGCCAAGGACGCCTCGATCAGCGAGGAACAGGCCCGTCTGTGGCTCGACCTGGCCGCCAACGCCGACCTGCTCCGGCCCCACCAGGAACCTATGAACCTGCCCGCACCGCGTGGCCGACGCCGCAGCCGCACCCCGGTTCCCCAGGCGTCGGCACGCCTACTGCCCACTCTCGGCTACGACACCTGGATCACCGCAACTCCCGCCCGCCGCCTTGTGCCGCTGCTGGCCACCTGGGGCGTGGTACCTGAGATCTTCACCTACTGGCCCGCCGACGACGACCAGAGCCCCGTCGCGCTGGTCTCACCCACCGACCCGATGGCCACCGTGCTGCGCCGAGGCATCCTCGACGCACTGACCACCCTCCCCACCGGGCATGCCATGGCCCCCGGCTCACTCGACGAACTGCTCACTTGCGCGGCCTGGTTCCGCCCCGCGCTCACCGAATTCCTGGACACAGACGACCTCCGTGCGCGCGCGACGGCCACCCTCGCCGAGGCCGAACTCCTCGGCGTCACCGCCCACGGCGCCCTCACCACCGCCGGCCACGCCCTGCACGCCCTGCTGTGCGCCGGGGCCGAGCGCTACTTCCCGGCCGTTCCCGGCGCAGGCCCCGACCTGGCCGACCACCCCCGACTCGCCGACGCCACCACCCACTTGCGGGCAGCACTCGATGCGATGCTGCCCGCCCCGCGCACCACCGCCCGTTTCCAGGCCGACCTGACCGCCACCGTCACCGGCGCCGCCGCCCCCGACCTCAGCGACCTCCTCACCACTGTCGCCGACCGCGAATCCGAAGGACACGCCATCGTCTGGCGGATCACCCCCGGCTCACTACGCCGAGCCTTCGACACCGGACTGGACGCCGCCACCGTGCTCGAACGCCTGAGGGCGGTCAGCGAAGGCGGCACCGAACTGCCCCAGCCACTGACCTACACCATCAAGGACGTCGCCCGCACCCACGGCCGCCTACGCGTGGTCCGCTCGGCCTGCTGCATCCGAAGCGACGACGAACACCTCATCACCGAGGTCGCCGCCACCCGCTCCCTCACAAAACTCGGCCTGCGCAAGATTGCCCCCACCGTACTGATCAGCACCGCACCCCCAAGGACACACTCATCGCACTGCGCACCGCCGGATACACCCCGGTACTGGAAGCCGAGACCGGCACGACCGTACTCGAACGAACCCCCAGCGAACGCGCCGAGTCCCAGATGCCCCCACTCGCCCAGGCCCACCCCCACCACGGCCCGGGACCAGCAACCGCCACCGCCCTAG
- a CDS encoding transposase — protein MRRLYCENSACAKVTFAEQAPGLTVRYQRRTPLLQQVVEAAGALLAGRGGARMLQVLNVTLSRCTVLSELMRMPLPPLITPRVLGVDDFALYGDTYGTLLVDAITRLPLTLWEGRDAEQLSRWLREHPSVEIVCCDGSLTYRQGIAAGVPGAVQVSDRFHLWQGLSRRVQDIAVAHRGCLPAALPPSEEAALAPAETLLRNLLRRVAC, from the coding sequence GTGCGCCGTCTGTACTGCGAGAACAGCGCCTGCGCAAAGGTGACGTTCGCCGAGCAGGCACCGGGTTTGACCGTGCGTTATCAACGCCGCACGCCGCTGCTGCAGCAGGTGGTCGAGGCAGCGGGGGCGCTGCTGGCGGGCCGGGGTGGCGCCCGGATGCTGCAGGTCCTGAACGTCACGCTCTCGCGGTGTACCGTCTTGTCGGAGCTGATGCGGATGCCGCTGCCGCCCCTGATCACTCCGCGGGTTCTGGGCGTGGACGACTTCGCCCTCTACGGCGACACCTACGGAACCCTGCTGGTCGATGCCATCACCCGTCTGCCCCTCACGCTCTGGGAGGGCCGGGATGCCGAACAGCTCAGCCGCTGGCTGCGTGAGCATCCCAGCGTCGAGATCGTCTGCTGTGACGGTTCGCTGACCTACCGGCAGGGCATCGCCGCCGGCGTCCCCGGGGCCGTGCAGGTCAGCGATCGCTTCCACCTGTGGCAGGGGCTGTCCCGTCGCGTTCAGGACATCGCTGTCGCCCACCGGGGCTGCCTGCCCGCAGCCCTCCCGCCGTCCGAAGAGGCCGCTTTGGCGCCGGCCGAGACTCTGCTGCGCAATTTGCTGCGAAGAGTGGCGTGTTGA